A genomic segment from Sulfuritalea hydrogenivorans sk43H encodes:
- the pmbA gene encoding metalloprotease PmbA, with product MSQAFAHSQEELRALAQTVLDHAAAQGATACEVDVSEGCGQSVSVRRQDVETIEYNRDKGLGVSVYIGQRRGHASSSDFSPAALRASVEAALSIARFTAEDDCAGLPDARLLAKRSMDLDLFHPWDVSVDAAIDIARRCEQAAFDVSPMVKNSEGASVSAQSSHFVSANSLGFMGGFATSRHYISCSVIAGEGEDMQRDDWYATRRNADEFPDAARIGDYAARRALSRLGARKLKTRKCPVIFEAPLAAGLIGSFVHAISGGSLYRKTSFLLDSLGRQLFPDFVQISERPHIRGAFASSPFDDDGVGTHDREVVRNGVLQGYFLSTYSARKLGMQTTGNAGGSHNLLVQPGRHDLKGLLHEMGTGLLVTELLGQGVNYVTGDYSRGAAGYWVEKGEIAYPVEEITIAGNLRDMLRGIVAIGNDIEVRGSKQVGSVLVERMTIAGN from the coding sequence ATGTCCCAGGCTTTTGCTCATTCCCAGGAGGAATTGCGCGCGTTGGCGCAGACCGTTCTCGATCATGCCGCTGCCCAGGGTGCCACGGCCTGCGAGGTCGATGTCTCGGAAGGCTGCGGCCAGTCGGTCAGCGTGCGCCGACAGGACGTGGAAACCATCGAGTACAACCGCGACAAGGGGCTCGGCGTCTCGGTGTATATCGGCCAGCGGCGCGGCCATGCCAGCAGTTCCGATTTCTCGCCGGCCGCGCTGAGAGCGTCCGTCGAAGCCGCGCTGTCGATCGCGCGCTTCACTGCCGAAGATGATTGCGCCGGTTTGCCCGACGCACGACTGCTGGCGAAGCGCAGCATGGATCTCGACCTGTTTCATCCCTGGGACGTTTCCGTGGACGCTGCGATCGATATTGCGCGGCGTTGCGAACAGGCCGCCTTCGATGTCAGCCCGATGGTGAAAAACTCCGAAGGCGCCAGTGTTTCGGCGCAGTCCTCGCACTTTGTTTCCGCCAACAGCCTGGGTTTCATGGGCGGCTTTGCCACCTCGCGGCATTACATCTCCTGCTCGGTAATCGCCGGCGAGGGCGAGGACATGCAGCGCGACGACTGGTATGCCACGCGCCGCAATGCGGATGAATTTCCCGATGCGGCGCGGATCGGCGACTACGCGGCACGGCGCGCACTGTCACGCCTCGGCGCCCGCAAGCTGAAGACGCGCAAATGTCCGGTGATTTTCGAAGCGCCGCTGGCGGCGGGCCTGATCGGCAGTTTCGTGCATGCGATCTCGGGCGGCTCGCTGTACCGCAAGACGTCCTTCCTGCTTGACAGCCTCGGTCGGCAACTGTTTCCGGACTTCGTCCAGATCAGCGAGCGGCCGCATATCCGTGGCGCTTTCGCCTCGTCGCCCTTCGATGACGATGGCGTGGGGACGCATGATCGCGAAGTGGTCAGGAACGGCGTGCTGCAGGGTTACTTCCTCTCCACCTATTCGGCGCGCAAGCTCGGCATGCAGACCACCGGCAATGCCGGTGGTTCGCACAACCTGCTGGTGCAGCCGGGGCGGCACGACCTCAAGGGCTTGCTGCACGAAATGGGCACCGGCCTGCTGGTCACCGAACTGCTCGGCCAGGGCGTGAATTATGTGACCGGCGACTATTCGCGCGGCGCGGCGGGATACTGGGTGGAAAAGGGCGAGATCGCCTATCCGGTGGAAGAGATCACCATTGCCGGCAATCTGCGCGATATGCTGCGCGGCATTGTCGCCATCGGCAACGACATCGAAGTGCGCGGATCGAAGCAGGTGGGTTCGGTGCTGGTCGAGCGCATGACGATCGCCGGCAACTGA
- a CDS encoding fused MFS/spermidine synthase — protein sequence MHPRLLFTIVFIEGYCSLGAEIIALRRLIPHVGSSIVITAPTIGLFLLALALGYHSGSRVAADYRAVVARNFLISAALMGAGLAGGSVSAIFAGTSAVMAYLIFVGAILCPLAWLLGQTVPILTNLMRAQRSGEAAGRALYWSTLGSFLGSVTLSLGVMQLFGVWAAVLLGALMLVGGAVLVQRPRPLAAALLVAVAGLGIAANLDDRQRADTAYADYEVEAVAREGMQSPRVFRVNNQVASLIDSSEPPRHTRYVQHLRQVLLDDLGFRDRDILVLGAGGFTLSHREPANRYTYVDIDPAIRAIAERDFLREPARGEFVATDARRFVIETARRFDAVVVDVYSARTSIPGHLVTREFWRDTRHALKPGGVMLANLILDGKLASPYARNLLATIESAYGRCAVEVLWKAAERSNVIVSCFASEAGEAARIYVDERNLADLDSARSP from the coding sequence ATTGTTTTCATCGAGGGCTACTGCTCGCTCGGCGCCGAAATCATCGCCTTGCGCCGGCTGATCCCGCATGTCGGCAGTTCCATCGTGATCACGGCGCCGACCATCGGCCTGTTCCTGCTCGCCCTCGCGCTCGGCTACCACTCGGGCAGCCGCGTCGCGGCGGATTACCGCGCGGTGGTGGCGCGCAACTTCCTCATCTCGGCGGCACTGATGGGCGCCGGCCTGGCCGGCGGCAGCGTCAGCGCCATCTTCGCCGGAACATCGGCGGTGATGGCCTACCTGATTTTTGTCGGCGCCATCCTGTGTCCCCTGGCCTGGCTGCTGGGACAGACGGTGCCGATCCTGACCAACCTGATGCGCGCACAGCGCAGCGGCGAAGCCGCCGGACGCGCGCTCTACTGGTCTACGCTCGGCTCCTTTCTCGGCTCGGTCACGCTCTCGCTCGGCGTCATGCAGTTGTTCGGCGTCTGGGCCGCCGTGCTGCTCGGCGCGCTGATGCTGGTCGGCGGCGCGGTGCTGGTGCAGCGCCCCCGGCCGCTGGCGGCGGCACTGCTGGTTGCCGTGGCCGGGCTCGGCATCGCCGCCAATCTCGATGACCGGCAGCGCGCCGACACGGCCTATGCCGACTACGAGGTGGAAGCCGTCGCGCGCGAAGGCATGCAGTCGCCCCGCGTCTTCCGCGTGAACAACCAGGTGGCGTCGCTGATCGACAGCAGCGAACCACCCCGCCATACCCGCTACGTGCAGCATCTGCGACAGGTCCTGCTCGATGATCTCGGATTCCGCGATCGCGACATCCTGGTGCTGGGTGCCGGTGGATTCACGCTGTCGCACCGCGAGCCCGCCAACCGCTACACCTATGTGGACATCGACCCGGCAATCCGCGCCATCGCCGAGCGGGATTTCCTGCGCGAACCCGCGCGCGGCGAATTCGTCGCGACCGACGCGCGCCGTTTCGTGATCGAAACCGCACGCCGCTTCGACGCCGTGGTGGTGGATGTCTATAGCGCACGCACCTCGATTCCCGGCCATCTGGTGACACGCGAATTCTGGCGCGATACGCGGCATGCGCTGAAGCCCGGCGGCGTGATGCTGGCCAACCTGATTCTCGACGGCAAGCTCGCCAGCCCCTACGCGCGCAACCTGCTGGCCACCATCGAGAGTGCCTACGGCCGCTGCGCCGTCGAAGTGCTGTGGAAAGCAGCCGAGCGCAGCAACGTGATTGTCAGCTGCTTCGCGAGCGAAGCCGGCGAAGCAGCCAGAATCTATGTCGACGAACGGAATCTGGCCGACCTGGACAGCGCCCGCTCGCCGTAG